The genomic region ATATCACTGCCCTCAGTCCGCCGTTGATAAGATTCAAGAGGATTTCTTACGCCTCCGACAGAAGAACGAGACGATAAATGAGATATCAAACACCTtcttggataagatgaagttttgtggAGAGTTTGTGCATACTGAAAGGATGAAGATTAACCGCTTTTATGGCGTGTTAAAGGCAGAATTTAGGGAGTTCATCACTCCCTCGAAGTGTGAGACTCTTGATGAGCTCATCAATCTAGCGCGGGATAGAGAAATTGAGATCAAGAGGCAAGAAGAGCGTGGAGAAAAGAGACCCAATGAAAAAGGTGGAAATTCGACCCCGACCAAAAAGGGGAAGTATCAAGAGCAAGGAAGGAAGGATAAGTCGAAGAGTGGTATCACGCCGTGCAAGACTTGTGGAAAACTTCATACGGGGGAATGTTTGTTAGGCAAGAAAGGGTGTTACAAATGCGGTAAGGAGGGACACTCATCTTATCAATGTCCGAATAGCCCAAAAACTTGCTTCAACTGTttcgaaaaagggcacatcaaatCTGAGTGCCCGAAACTCCAGCAAGAGTCGAAGAAGGAAGATAAGAAACAAGAAGGTTCTAGGGCCAAGGGTAGAATGTTCCAAATTACATCCGAAGAAGCCAAGTCTCACCCGAATGTGATTTCAGGTATCTTTTTACTAAACTCCATACCGGTTTATGTGCTATTCGATACTGGAGCTACTATGTCATTTATTTCGAATGAAATTATACAACATCCGTCCTTTAAGATCGAACGAATGccaatgcctttagaagtagaaaTAGCCGATAGCAAGATGTATATGTTACATGAGGTTTGTAGAAATTGTAAATTCACTATAGAAGATGAAGAATTTGACATCGACCTGATACCCATGGTTTTGGGGGAATTCAAAAtgatcgtggggatggattggttggcGCGACACCATGTGGAGATTAACTGTGAAACCAAGGTAATGGTTATTCAAGCTCCAAGTGGAAAGCAATTAAGTATTCAAGGAGAGAGAAACGTGGAAACCAAGTTGTGTACCTTGGTCCAAGCCTATAAGTACGTACTTAACGGGAGTAGAGCATACTTAGCTTATGTAGGAGATGCCCAACAAACTCTCCCGAAGCTTGAAGACGTTGAGGTCGTGAACGAATTTCCGGATGTATTCCCGGAAGAATTGCCGGGACTTCCTCCCGAAAGGGAGATAGAGTTTCGCATCGAATTAAACCCGGACGCGAAGCCAGTTGCAAAAGctccctatagacttgctcccaCCGAGATGCGAGAACTGATGACACAGTTGCAAGATCTTCTAgataaaggctttatacgcccaagtgtgtcgccttggggagcacccgtcctttttgttaaaaagaaagacgggtcgatgcgtatgtgcatcgactatagagaattaAACAAACTGACcataaagaaccgctaccctttaccgAGAATCGACGACCTTTTCGATCAATTTCAAGGGGCGAGCTggttctccaagatagacctgcgttcggggtaccatcaagttagagtacgggaagaggatattccaaagactgcatttagaACCCGTTACGGGCACTAT from Helianthus annuus cultivar XRQ/B chromosome 10, HanXRQr2.0-SUNRISE, whole genome shotgun sequence harbors:
- the LOC110881715 gene encoding uncharacterized protein LOC110881715: MADASNVNDNDDVARQEAFENKVTEVAEGVMQANLPRLAQEVESRVLGVVDAMMTSKIEELKELIEGSRSKGKERRCTYKDFMACNPATYDGKIDPIACQRWISNIEAVFIRSRCDNEDKVMFATGQLTFQAKDWWDAHSKEIGEERLQTMTWQEFKDPFMKYHCPQSAVDKIQEDFLRLRQKNETINEISNTFLDKMKFCGEFVHTERMKINRFYGVLKAEFREFITPSKCETLDELINLARDREIEIKRQEERGEKRPNEKGGNSTPTKKGKYQEQGRKDKSKSGITPCKTCGKLHTGECLLGKKGCYKCGKEGHSSYQCPNSPKTCFNCFEKGHIKSECPKLQQESKKEDKKQEGSRAKGRMFQITSEEAKSHPNVISGVKEEGSSAKKTEGSQDRGKSST